One Lysinibacillus fusiformis genomic window carries:
- a CDS encoding asparaginase has protein sequence MRKTILLIHTGGTISMAMSAEGAVMPNKENPLMKESNKLDSLASIIEMEAFNLPSPHITPNEMLSLRNLIIEKVSAAQIDGVVITHGTDTLEETAYFLELTTNLHIPIVLTGAMRSSNEIGADGIYNLVEAVRVAVDDEACDKGVLVVMNDEVHLAVNTTKTSTSSVNTFQSPQYGPIGLITKTRILFHHAPIRRHYVDVQSLSKRVAMLKVYAGMEVDLLDVVLACQYDGVVLEGLGQGNVPPAVVKGIESLLERGIPVVLVSRCFNGIAEGVYGYVGGGKMLEDLGALFATGINGQKARLKLLIGLNKVGTPLNLKEFFL, from the coding sequence ATGAGAAAAACGATTTTACTAATTCATACAGGTGGCACAATTTCCATGGCAATGAGTGCTGAAGGAGCCGTCATGCCAAACAAAGAAAATCCGCTGATGAAAGAGAGTAATAAGCTCGATTCCCTTGCAAGCATTATCGAAATGGAGGCCTTCAACCTTCCATCACCGCATATTACGCCAAACGAAATGCTTAGTTTACGTAACTTAATTATTGAGAAAGTTTCAGCTGCACAAATCGACGGCGTCGTTATTACCCACGGTACAGATACATTAGAAGAAACGGCTTACTTTTTAGAGTTAACAACAAATTTACACATTCCTATCGTATTAACAGGCGCCATGCGTTCCTCCAACGAAATAGGTGCAGATGGCATCTACAATTTAGTTGAAGCTGTGCGTGTCGCTGTGGATGACGAAGCATGTGATAAAGGTGTGTTAGTTGTCATGAACGACGAAGTGCATCTCGCAGTAAACACAACGAAAACGAGCACGAGTTCAGTAAATACTTTCCAGTCTCCACAGTATGGGCCCATTGGACTCATTACTAAAACGCGCATTTTATTTCATCATGCCCCTATTCGTCGTCATTATGTAGACGTACAATCGTTATCAAAACGAGTGGCCATGCTAAAAGTATATGCAGGTATGGAAGTTGATTTACTCGATGTCGTGCTTGCCTGTCAATATGATGGTGTCGTTTTAGAAGGACTCGGACAAGGTAATGTTCCCCCTGCAGTTGTAAAAGGCATCGAAAGTCTATTAGAACGCGGTATACCGGTCGTGCTCGTATCCCGTTGCTTTAATGGTATAGCTGAAGGTGTATACGGCTACGTTGGTGGCGGTAAAATGTTAGAAGACTTAGGTGCACTTTTTGCAACAGGCATCAACGGCCAAAAGGCTAGATTAAAATTGTTAATCGGTCTAAACAAAGTAGGGACTCCACTGAACCTCAAGGAATTTTTCCTATAA
- the prsW gene encoding glutamic-type intramembrane protease PrsW → MIILLSAAIAPGLALFSYFYLRNQMATEPRKTLLQTFLYGAFLTFPILFLQYVLTEEGVFRYVYLQDVLFSSVVEEFFKWFVLLIAIYNHVEFDDPYDGILYGASVSLGFATIENVLYLLSFGLDTAFMRALLPVSSHALFGVVMGYYYGRAKFLKLAKTKEMIAMALCAPVVLHILYNTILSFKGHWVYLMIPFMLFLWWFGLRKVKLAHYHLVQHLHMHKKI, encoded by the coding sequence ATGATCATTCTCTTATCAGCTGCCATTGCTCCCGGTCTAGCGCTATTTAGTTACTTTTATTTGCGCAATCAAATGGCAACGGAGCCAAGAAAAACTTTACTTCAAACATTTTTGTATGGTGCATTTTTAACGTTCCCGATTCTGTTTCTACAGTATGTGCTAACAGAGGAAGGGGTTTTTCGATATGTTTACTTACAAGATGTTCTTTTCTCCAGTGTCGTTGAAGAGTTTTTTAAATGGTTCGTTCTATTAATAGCAATCTACAATCATGTGGAATTTGATGATCCTTATGATGGCATTTTATATGGTGCAAGTGTATCTCTTGGTTTTGCAACGATTGAGAATGTTTTATATTTACTATCATTCGGCCTTGATACAGCATTTATGCGTGCATTATTACCTGTTTCGAGTCATGCACTATTCGGTGTAGTGATGGGTTACTACTATGGACGTGCCAAGTTCTTGAAACTTGCAAAGACAAAAGAAATGATTGCTATGGCGTTATGTGCACCGGTAGTTTTACACATTTTATACAATACAATATTATCATTTAAAGGACACTGGGTATATTTAATGATACCGTTTATGCTTTTTTTATGGTGGTTTGGCCTACGTAAAGTAAAGCTTGCGCATTATCATCTTGTCCAACATCTTCATATGCATAAAAAAATATAA
- a CDS encoding glycerol-3-phosphate acyltransferase has protein sequence MIGLYWLLSYGIGNFMTAYFVGKGYGVNLQQERSKNLGARNAGSVIGKAAFLWTLLGDLLKGVLIVVVGRLWHVEEWAVVVGAGLVILGHLYPVWLRFNGGKGVATFIGVGLALSPNLFMMMFVGTAIMFVATRSLTLGMVGGLILYVGTIVLTGHLLLYIPLIIAIICMLIKHISNIKESLERGK, from the coding sequence TTGATTGGACTATATTGGCTTTTAAGTTATGGAATTGGAAACTTTATGACAGCCTATTTCGTTGGAAAAGGATATGGTGTTAATTTACAGCAAGAAAGAAGTAAAAACTTAGGGGCTCGTAACGCTGGTAGTGTGATTGGAAAAGCAGCTTTTCTATGGACGTTACTTGGTGATTTATTAAAAGGTGTACTAATCGTGGTAGTAGGACGTTTATGGCATGTTGAAGAATGGGCAGTTGTTGTAGGAGCTGGCCTTGTAATCCTCGGTCATTTATATCCGGTTTGGTTGAGGTTTAATGGTGGGAAAGGCGTAGCAACCTTTATTGGTGTTGGCCTTGCATTATCACCAAATTTATTTATGATGATGTTTGTCGGTACGGCTATTATGTTTGTAGCAACTAGAAGTCTGACGCTTGGCATGGTAGGTGGCCTCATCTTATACGTTGGCACAATTGTTTTGACAGGTCATTTACTTTTATACATACCGTTGATAATTGCAATAATCTGTATGCTCATTAAGCATATATCGAATATAAAAGAGTCTTTAGAACGAGGGAAGTGA
- a CDS encoding aminotransferase class V-fold PLP-dependent enzyme: protein MYWCKIAQTDAEFDAIAQLNYETFVEEIPQHEPNAMRRKMDRFHHQNTYLVVYKGIELIGMLAFRDQRPFSIDEKIGEVEQYLPQEICTKLCEIRLLAVKKKYRTGRVLLKLTQALNAFAYEKGYSAAVISGTTREEKLYQQMGFTQFAPAVGAEDALFLPMVLTRQQFEESLQRKLAKESYTFYPGPVKQQGMILYSELSHRSQAFEALYKRMTNRLLQLSGASHVATLVGSGTLANEVMLGQLKEQQLGRGLILTNGEFGQRLRQQALRWSLDFDVIELDWGEVFDKQHVESFLQTNAYKWLLAVHGETSTGTCNDLEVLMQLTKRYDVKLCLDCISSFGAMPFTLKGCYLATAVSGKAIGALSGLAFVFSQERAKLSPTLPAYLDLANYQLGTVPFTLPAVLVGNVESALQRYPARYGQLQQRFNQLLQLPFMHNQLPTTHYPMIVTLCCPEALASLSTDLKLNGLFIHSDSNYLCQRNLIQFSVIQPDFEEAIARLHEILCFYEQIVSA from the coding sequence ATGTATTGGTGTAAAATAGCGCAAACCGATGCTGAGTTTGATGCCATTGCGCAGTTGAATTATGAAACTTTTGTTGAGGAAATTCCCCAACATGAGCCGAATGCAATGAGAAGAAAGATGGATCGTTTCCATCATCAAAATACGTATTTAGTTGTTTATAAAGGAATAGAGCTTATCGGTATGCTGGCCTTTCGAGATCAACGTCCATTTTCGATTGATGAGAAAATAGGTGAGGTAGAGCAATATTTACCGCAAGAGATTTGTACTAAACTATGTGAAATTCGCTTGCTTGCTGTAAAGAAGAAATATCGTACAGGACGCGTCCTACTAAAATTAACACAAGCCTTGAATGCCTTTGCCTATGAAAAAGGCTATTCAGCTGCAGTGATTTCCGGTACGACACGTGAGGAGAAGCTATATCAGCAAATGGGCTTTACACAATTTGCACCAGCAGTGGGTGCAGAGGATGCCCTATTCTTACCAATGGTATTAACGAGGCAACAATTTGAAGAATCATTACAGCGGAAGCTCGCAAAGGAGAGTTATACATTCTATCCTGGACCAGTGAAACAGCAAGGAATGATTTTGTATTCCGAACTGTCGCATCGTTCACAGGCATTTGAAGCGTTGTATAAGCGCATGACAAACCGACTTCTGCAATTATCTGGGGCTTCGCATGTTGCCACGCTTGTAGGTTCAGGTACATTGGCAAATGAAGTCATGCTCGGTCAATTAAAGGAACAACAACTTGGGCGAGGACTTATTTTAACGAATGGTGAATTTGGACAGCGCCTTCGACAGCAAGCACTTCGTTGGTCATTGGATTTTGATGTGATTGAATTGGACTGGGGCGAGGTGTTTGATAAGCAACACGTGGAGTCCTTTTTACAAACAAATGCCTATAAATGGTTACTCGCTGTGCATGGAGAAACATCTACAGGGACATGTAATGATTTAGAAGTGCTCATGCAGCTGACAAAGCGTTACGACGTAAAGTTATGCCTAGATTGCATTAGTTCCTTTGGCGCAATGCCATTTACATTAAAAGGATGCTATCTAGCAACAGCCGTGAGTGGTAAAGCGATTGGGGCACTTAGTGGATTAGCCTTTGTTTTTTCGCAGGAACGAGCGAAACTTTCTCCGACTTTACCTGCCTATTTAGATTTGGCTAATTATCAACTAGGTACCGTTCCATTTACATTGCCGGCAGTTCTTGTTGGGAATGTCGAATCAGCGCTACAACGCTATCCAGCCCGTTATGGGCAGCTACAGCAGCGTTTTAATCAATTGCTGCAGCTTCCGTTTATGCACAATCAGTTACCTACTACACATTATCCAATGATTGTGACTTTATGTTGCCCAGAGGCTCTTGCATCCTTAAGTACTGATTTAAAATTGAATGGCTTGTTTATTCATAGTGATAGTAACTATTTGTGTCAAAGAAATTTAATACAGTTTTCGGTTATCCAGCCGGATTTTGAGGAAGCGATAGCACGATTGCATGAAATTTTATGCTTTTATGAGCAAATAGTTTCTGCATAA